The segment TTCTCAAATCTTTATACTGGAAAATATTAATCATCCAGCACATTTAGCTGGCTCCAGGACAACTAATCTTCAAATCATTTCTACCACAGAAAAGGTAAAATTCTAGACACCAAAATAGCATGAAATTAAAGGCCCTGACAGTAGCCCAACTGGCCAACACACGAGACTAAGGTTCTTTGAGCCCCTGGCAGCAATCAAGCAGCAACTATCAGGCATTTAGCTGTGCAAGTATGTCTGACAAAACACGATTGTGACACAAACAAACAGGTGCAACTTATGATTTACGACCATTTGAGTCAGGGTAAACTTCTAGACACAAAAAATAGCATGAAATTACAGGCCCTGACAGTATATCTCGCAACCGGCCAACACACGAGACCAAGGTTATTTCAGGCCCTGACAGCAAACAAACAAGTATCAAGCATTTAGTTGTGCAAGTAATGTAAGACAAAACATGATTGGGACACAAAAAACAGGTGCAACTTAAAATTTACGACCAATTGAGCAGCAGAGATCAAACAAATCGCCTTTTGGGAAGAGATCAACTGAATAAAAATTCAATAACGACATTACAATAGAAAACGAGACTTGGCTCACAGAGCATGATGGAAAGATGGATACAACGACGCACATAGACGAACAACACTTTCAGGAAACTAAATAAATACCGAGAGATTGATCGCACGATAGCTGGCCATCACAGTGGCTGCAGATCCTCATCCATCCTGCCTTACATGGGAGGGAAAGGACTCGAACTGAACCCCAGATCGGAGGACTGAATCTGCATCATTAGATCACCGCTGGAGAAGCTGGCACCATCGTGGCTGGTGTTGCAACCGACCTGGGTGTCGATGCCCCCTCCGGAGCTCGTCATGTCAAGCCAGTATTCCTGCTGGTGCGGTGACGCGAGATACTGTGTCGGAGACCCCATGTCTATGTTGCCGGTGCTGACGCATGGAGCTGGCGGTGGCGCCTGGACATGGTTTTTTTCCATGCGTTCGCCGAGGCTCTTGAGGAGCTCGTCCACCTTCCAGCCAACGCGGACGAGCTCCTCAACGCTGAGGCCAACGAGGCCTGGGTGCTTGCCGTTCATGATGTTGTAAAGGAGGTACCTTATCTCGCTGTCCTGGCACTCGCGGCGAGCCTTGTAGACCTGGTCCTGGAGCTTGGCGATGCGCTGGGTGAGGAAGGCCTCCTGGTCCATCGTCTTCTTGCAATGCCCTAGCTCTGGCATGCTTTTAAATTCGTTGAGGATATCCACCGCCTCGGCGTGGGAAGGGAATACCTTAGGCTCCGCCTCGCGCTCGCCGTACACCACCACGCAGGACCTGACGTCGCAcagggtggccagctgggccgccttCTTCATCAGCCCCCCGAGACGCTTCCT is part of the Triticum aestivum cultivar Chinese Spring unplaced genomic scaffold, IWGSC CS RefSeq v2.1 scaffold51080, whole genome shotgun sequence genome and harbors:
- the LOC123177323 gene encoding agamous-like MADS-box protein AGL80 — encoded protein: IRKKVTLKYIANDSSRRTRFRKRLGGLMKKAAQLATLCDVRSCVVVYGEREAEPKVFPSHAEAVDILNEFKSMPELGHCKKTMDQEAFLTQRIAKLQDQVYKARRECQDSEIRYLLYNIMNGKHPGLVGLSVEELVRVGWKVDELLKSLGERMEKNHVQAPPPAPCVSTGNIDMGSPTQYLASPHQQEYWLDMTSSGGGIDTQVGCNTSHDGASFSSGDLMMQIQSSDLGFSSSPFPPM